GATTCTTTTCTTTCGTCCGTTCAATGTAGGTGACTATATCAAAGCACAAGGACACGAAGGATTTGTAAAAGAAATTCAGCTATTTACGACCATTCTAGAAACCAACGACAAACAAACTATTTACCTACCCAATGGTTCGGTTTCGGGCAATAACATAGTGAATATGTCACAAGCGGGCTTAATTCGACTACACCTTGCGATTGGTATTGGTTATGGAGAGAATATTGGTAAGGCAAGAGAGGCTCTCATGGAAGTGCTTCAAAATCACCCTTTGGTACTGCAAGAACCTGCTCCAAGTGTAGCAGTAGTAAACTTAGGTGACAGCAGTGTGGATTTAGATATGCGTCCATGGTGTAAGCCATTAGATGGCCCTGCTGTAACGGTTCAAATTTTGGAAAAAGGCAAAATTGCTTTGGATAAAGCAGGCATTGAAATTCCTTTCCCACAAAGAGTTGTGCATCACATCAATGCGAAAGGGTAATTGGTGAGTACATTAAATTCAATGTACTCATAATCAGACAGTTTGATTCAGCGATTTCAAAAATGCTGGTGAATCACCTGCGCCAAAACGCCAATCGCTTCTTCCATTTCCTGTTCATTCATTGAAGCAAAACCCAATCGGGTGTTGTTCAAGTTTTTGTTGAGGGGATTGTGAATCTGTCCATCACCAATATATACATCATATTTGGGTGCAATCTTAGAGAGTTCGACCAAACTCACCTTTTCTGTAAATTGCCCCCATACCGCCATCCCTCCCGAAGGAACATCAAAGTTGACCACATCCGCCAAGTTATTTTGCAGTAGGTCACAAAAGATATTTCGCCTAATTCGGTATTGCTTCAACGCCTTTTTCAAATATCGGCGAATAATGCCCGCTTCCATCATTTCGGCAAACGCCAACTCCAATACCGCATCCCCCTGCAAATCAATCACTCGCCGCAATTTGACCAATTCGGTAATCACATTTTTGGACGCAATCACATAGCCCAATCGAAAAACAGGTGCGGTAAGCTTGGAGAAAGAACCAATATACACCACTAAACCTTGGCGATCGGCACTCGCCAAAGGCAGTACAGGACTGTTGCCATAATGGTACTCATAGTCGTAATCATCCTCAATGATGATAAACCGATATTTTTCGGCAAAGACCAGCAGTTGAATTCGTCGCTCAGGCTTCAATGTCACTGTCGTTGGGTGATGGTGATGTGAGGTAACGTAGATTGCCCTAATCTTGTGTTGGATGCACAAAGTTTCTATTTCGTCCACAAGCAACCCATCTTTGTCCACAGGAATCCGCAACATTTCGGCTCCTACCATTTGAAAACAGCGATTGGCAACATGATAATTGGTTTCGCCTACAATCACCTTATCTCCTTTGTGAATCAGGGTATTGATGGTCAAATAAATCGCCATTTGGCTACCACGGGTAATCAAAATATTGTCTGCCGTACTCCTCAAGCCACGGGTGACATTAAACTCCTCCGACAACACCAACCGCAACTGCTCTTGACCATACAAATTACCATA
The Chitinophagales bacterium genome window above contains:
- a CDS encoding mechanosensitive ion channel; the protein is MDFSSLDLANIEQLVLTYGTRFVGGFLFLIIGWWVVGIINRTIQKIVNKNRIDPTLKPVITSTTSILLKIMLLLAVISTLGIETTSFVAVLGAFGLAAGLAMQGSLGNLAGGFLILFFRPFNVGDYIKAQGHEGFVKEIQLFTTILETNDKQTIYLPNGSVSGNNIVNMSQAGLIRLHLAIGIGYGENIGKAREALMEVLQNHPLVLQEPAPSVAVVNLGDSSVDLDMRPWCKPLDGPAVTVQILEKGKIALDKAGIEIPFPQRVVHHINAKG
- a CDS encoding PLP-dependent aminotransferase family protein is translated as MLPYRLLIEIDKSCSQPIYLQIVNGFIQQIQNGIIKSGIKLPGSRKLAELLDVHRKTVVTAMEELYAQGWVELVPYKGTYIASCLPEVKSKNWSNEVVNSTMPDTAGFEVQGVVPSKIPTILTQRLAFDDGYPDVRLAPVEEMATAYARNLRRYAGSSVLSYGNLYGQEQLRLVLSEEFNVTRGLRSTADNILITRGSQMAIYLTINTLIHKGDKVIVGETNYHVANRCFQMVGAEMLRIPVDKDGLLVDEIETLCIQHKIRAIYVTSHHHHPTTVTLKPERRIQLLVFAEKYRFIIIEDDYDYEYHYGNSPVLPLASADRQGLVVYIGSFSKLTAPVFRLGYVIASKNVITELVKLRRVIDLQGDAVLELAFAEMMEAGIIRRYLKKALKQYRIRRNIFCDLLQNNLADVVNFDVPSGGMAVWGQFTEKVSLVELSKIAPKYDVYIGDGQIHNPLNKNLNNTRLGFASMNEQEMEEAIGVLAQVIHQHF